The proteins below come from a single Mustela nigripes isolate SB6536 chromosome 14, MUSNIG.SB6536, whole genome shotgun sequence genomic window:
- the PABPC4 gene encoding polyadenylate-binding protein 4 isoform X1, which yields MNAAASSYPMASLYVGDLHSDVTEAMLYEKFSPAGPVLSIRVCRDMITRRSLGYAYVNFQQPADAERALDTMNFDVIKGKPIRIMWSQRDPSLRKSGVGNVFIKNLDKSIDNKALYDTFSAFGNILSCKVVCDENGSKGYAFVHFETQEAADKAIEKMNGMLLNDRKVFVGRFKSRKEREAELGAKAKEFTNVYIKNFGEEVDDESLKELFSQFGKTLSVKVMRDPSGKSKGFGFVSYEKHEDANKAVEEMNGKEISGKVIFVGRAQKKVERQAELKRKFEQLKQERISRYQGVNLYIKNLDDTIDDEKLRKEFSPFGSITSAKVMLEDGRSKGFGFVCFSSPEEATKAVTEMNGRIVGSKPLYVALAQRKEERKAHLTNQYMQRVAGMRALPANAILNQFQPAAGGYFVPAVPQAQGRPPYYTPNQLAQMRPNPRWQQGGRPQGFQGMPSAIRQSGPRPALRHLAPTGNAPASRGLPTTAQRVGSECPDRLAMDFGGAGAAQQGLTDSCQSGGVPTAVQTLAPRAAVAAAAPRAVAPYKYASSVRSPHPAIQPLQAPQPAVHVQGQEPLTASMLAAAPPQEQKQMLGERLFPLIQTMHSNLAGKITGMLLEIDNSELLHMLESPESLRSKVDEAVAVLQAHHAKKEAAQKVGAVAAATS from the exons atgaACGCTGCGGCCAGCAGCTACCCCATGGCCTCCCTCTACGTGGGTGACCTGCACTCGGACGTCACCGAAGCCATGCTGTATGAAAAGTTCAGTCCTGCGGGGCCTGTGCTGTCCATCCGGGTCTGCCGCGACATGATCACCCGTCGCTCCCTGGGTTATGCCTACGTCAACTTCCAGCAGCCGGCTGACG CCGAGCGGGCCTTGGATACAATGAACTTTGATGTGATTAAGGGAAAGCCAATCCGTATCATGTGGTCTCAGAGGGATCCCTCTTTGAGAAAATCTGGTGTGGGAAATGTCTTCATCAAGAATCTGGACAAATCTATAGATAACAAGGCACTTTATGATACTTTTTCTGCTTTTGGAAACATTCTGTCTTGCAAG GTGGTGTGTGATGAGAACGGCTCTAAGGGTTATGCCTTTGTCCACTTCGAGACGCAAGAGGCTGCTGACAAGGCCATCGAGAAGATGAACGGCATGCTCCTCAATGACCGCAAAGT GTTTGTGGGCAGATTCAAGTCTCGAAAAGAGCGGGAAGCTGAGCTTGGAGCCAAAGCCAAGGAGTTCACCAATGTTTATATCAAAAACTTCGGGGAAGAGGTGGATGATGAGAGTCTGAAAGAGCTGTTTAGCCAGTTCG GTAAGACCCTAAGTGTCAAGGTGATGAGAGATCCCAGTGGGAAATCCAAAGGCTTTGGCTTTGTGAGTTACGAAAAACACGAGGATGCCAATAAG GCCGTGGaagagatgaatggaaaagaaatcagTGGGAAAGTGATTTTTGTAGGCCGTGCACAGAAGAAAGTGGAACGGCAGGCTGAGTTAAAGCGGAAATTTGAGCAGCTAAAACAAGAGAGAATTAGTCGGTATCAG GGGGTGAATCTCTACATTAAGAACTTGGATGATACCATTGATGATGAGAAGTTAAGGAAAGAGTTTTCTCCTTTTGGATCAATCACCAGTGCTAAG GTAATGTTGGAGGATGGGAGAAGCAAAGGGTTTGGCTTTGTCTGCTTCTCATCTCCTGAAGAGGCGACCAAAGCCGTCACTGAGATGAATGGACGCATCGTGGGCTCCAAGCCACTATATGTCGCTCTggcccagaggaaggaagagagaaaggctCACCTGACCAACCAGTACATGCAGCGGGTGGCTGGAATGCGAGCGCTCCCGGCCAACGCCATCTTAAATCAGTTCCAGCCTGCAGCTGGAGGTTACTTTGTGCCAGCGGTTCCACAG GCTCAGGGAAGACCTCCGTATTATACACCTAACCAGTTAGCACAGATGAGGCCTAATCCCCGCTGGCAGCAAGGTGGGAGACCTCAAG GCTTCCAAGGAATGCCAAGTGCTATCCGCCAGTCTGGGCCTCGTCCCGCTCTTCGCCATCTGGCTCCAACTGGTAATGCTCCGGCCTCTCGCGGCCTCCCTACTACCGCTCAGAGAGTCG GGTCTGAGTGCCCGGACCGCTTGGCTATGGACTTTGGTGGGGCTGGCGCCGCCCAGCAAGGGCTGACTGACAGCTGCCAGTCTGGAG GTGTTCCTACAGCTGTGCAGACCTTAGCACCTCGTGCTGCCGTCGCTGCTGCTGCTCCGCGGGCTGTCGCACCTTACAAATACGCCTCCAGCGTCCGCAGCCCTCACCCCGCCATCCAGCCTCTGCAG GCACCGCAGCCTGCGGTCCACGTGCAGGGCCAGGAGCCCCTGACCGCCTCCATGCTGGCCGCAGCTCCCCCCCAAGAGCAAAAGCAGATGCTGG GAGAACGTTTGTTCCCACTCATCCAAACCATGCATTCAAACCTGGCTGGGAAAATCACGGGCATGCTGCTGGAGATTGACAACTCTGAGCTGCTGCACATGCTGGAGTCCCCTGAGTCGCTTCGCTCCAAG GTGGATGAAGCCGTGGCGGTTCTACAGGCTCATCATGCCAAGAAAGAAGCTGCCCAGAAGGTGGGCGCTGTTGCTGCTGCTACCTCTTAG
- the PABPC4 gene encoding polyadenylate-binding protein 4 isoform X3 codes for MNAAASSYPMASLYVGDLHSDVTEAMLYEKFSPAGPVLSIRVCRDMITRRSLGYAYVNFQQPADAERALDTMNFDVIKGKPIRIMWSQRDPSLRKSGVGNVFIKNLDKSIDNKALYDTFSAFGNILSCKVVCDENGSKGYAFVHFETQEAADKAIEKMNGMLLNDRKVFVGRFKSRKEREAELGAKAKEFTNVYIKNFGEEVDDESLKELFSQFGKTLSVKVMRDPSGKSKGFGFVSYEKHEDANKAVEEMNGKEISGKVIFVGRAQKKVERQAELKRKFEQLKQERISRYQGVNLYIKNLDDTIDDEKLRKEFSPFGSITSAKVMLEDGRSKGFGFVCFSSPEEATKAVTEMNGRIVGSKPLYVALAQRKEERKAHLTNQYMQRVAGMRALPANAILNQFQPAAGGYFVPAVPQAQGRPPYYTPNQLAQMRPNPRWQQGFQGMPSAIRQSGPRPALRHLAPTGNAPASRGLPTTAQRVGSECPDRLAMDFGGAGAAQQGLTDSCQSGGVPTAVQTLAPRAAVAAAAPRAVAPYKYASSVRSPHPAIQPLQAPQPAVHVQGQEPLTASMLAAAPPQEQKQMLGERLFPLIQTMHSNLAGKITGMLLEIDNSELLHMLESPESLRSKVDEAVAVLQAHHAKKEAAQKVGAVAAATS; via the exons atgaACGCTGCGGCCAGCAGCTACCCCATGGCCTCCCTCTACGTGGGTGACCTGCACTCGGACGTCACCGAAGCCATGCTGTATGAAAAGTTCAGTCCTGCGGGGCCTGTGCTGTCCATCCGGGTCTGCCGCGACATGATCACCCGTCGCTCCCTGGGTTATGCCTACGTCAACTTCCAGCAGCCGGCTGACG CCGAGCGGGCCTTGGATACAATGAACTTTGATGTGATTAAGGGAAAGCCAATCCGTATCATGTGGTCTCAGAGGGATCCCTCTTTGAGAAAATCTGGTGTGGGAAATGTCTTCATCAAGAATCTGGACAAATCTATAGATAACAAGGCACTTTATGATACTTTTTCTGCTTTTGGAAACATTCTGTCTTGCAAG GTGGTGTGTGATGAGAACGGCTCTAAGGGTTATGCCTTTGTCCACTTCGAGACGCAAGAGGCTGCTGACAAGGCCATCGAGAAGATGAACGGCATGCTCCTCAATGACCGCAAAGT GTTTGTGGGCAGATTCAAGTCTCGAAAAGAGCGGGAAGCTGAGCTTGGAGCCAAAGCCAAGGAGTTCACCAATGTTTATATCAAAAACTTCGGGGAAGAGGTGGATGATGAGAGTCTGAAAGAGCTGTTTAGCCAGTTCG GTAAGACCCTAAGTGTCAAGGTGATGAGAGATCCCAGTGGGAAATCCAAAGGCTTTGGCTTTGTGAGTTACGAAAAACACGAGGATGCCAATAAG GCCGTGGaagagatgaatggaaaagaaatcagTGGGAAAGTGATTTTTGTAGGCCGTGCACAGAAGAAAGTGGAACGGCAGGCTGAGTTAAAGCGGAAATTTGAGCAGCTAAAACAAGAGAGAATTAGTCGGTATCAG GGGGTGAATCTCTACATTAAGAACTTGGATGATACCATTGATGATGAGAAGTTAAGGAAAGAGTTTTCTCCTTTTGGATCAATCACCAGTGCTAAG GTAATGTTGGAGGATGGGAGAAGCAAAGGGTTTGGCTTTGTCTGCTTCTCATCTCCTGAAGAGGCGACCAAAGCCGTCACTGAGATGAATGGACGCATCGTGGGCTCCAAGCCACTATATGTCGCTCTggcccagaggaaggaagagagaaaggctCACCTGACCAACCAGTACATGCAGCGGGTGGCTGGAATGCGAGCGCTCCCGGCCAACGCCATCTTAAATCAGTTCCAGCCTGCAGCTGGAGGTTACTTTGTGCCAGCGGTTCCACAG GCTCAGGGAAGACCTCCGTATTATACACCTAACCAGTTAGCACAGATGAGGCCTAATCCCCGCTGGCAGCAAG GCTTCCAAGGAATGCCAAGTGCTATCCGCCAGTCTGGGCCTCGTCCCGCTCTTCGCCATCTGGCTCCAACTGGTAATGCTCCGGCCTCTCGCGGCCTCCCTACTACCGCTCAGAGAGTCG GGTCTGAGTGCCCGGACCGCTTGGCTATGGACTTTGGTGGGGCTGGCGCCGCCCAGCAAGGGCTGACTGACAGCTGCCAGTCTGGAG GTGTTCCTACAGCTGTGCAGACCTTAGCACCTCGTGCTGCCGTCGCTGCTGCTGCTCCGCGGGCTGTCGCACCTTACAAATACGCCTCCAGCGTCCGCAGCCCTCACCCCGCCATCCAGCCTCTGCAG GCACCGCAGCCTGCGGTCCACGTGCAGGGCCAGGAGCCCCTGACCGCCTCCATGCTGGCCGCAGCTCCCCCCCAAGAGCAAAAGCAGATGCTGG GAGAACGTTTGTTCCCACTCATCCAAACCATGCATTCAAACCTGGCTGGGAAAATCACGGGCATGCTGCTGGAGATTGACAACTCTGAGCTGCTGCACATGCTGGAGTCCCCTGAGTCGCTTCGCTCCAAG GTGGATGAAGCCGTGGCGGTTCTACAGGCTCATCATGCCAAGAAAGAAGCTGCCCAGAAGGTGGGCGCTGTTGCTGCTGCTACCTCTTAG
- the PABPC4 gene encoding polyadenylate-binding protein 4 isoform X4 yields MNAAASSYPMASLYVGDLHSDVTEAMLYEKFSPAGPVLSIRVCRDMITRRSLGYAYVNFQQPADAERALDTMNFDVIKGKPIRIMWSQRDPSLRKSGVGNVFIKNLDKSIDNKALYDTFSAFGNILSCKVVCDENGSKGYAFVHFETQEAADKAIEKMNGMLLNDRKVFVGRFKSRKEREAELGAKAKEFTNVYIKNFGEEVDDESLKELFSQFGKTLSVKVMRDPSGKSKGFGFVSYEKHEDANKAVEEMNGKEISGKVIFVGRAQKKVERQAELKRKFEQLKQERISRYQGVNLYIKNLDDTIDDEKLRKEFSPFGSITSAKVMLEDGRSKGFGFVCFSSPEEATKAVTEMNGRIVGSKPLYVALAQRKEERKAHLTNQYMQRVAGMRALPANAILNQFQPAAGGYFVPAVPQAQGRPPYYTPNQLAQMRPNPRWQQGGRPQGFQGMPSAIRQSGPRPALRHLAPTGSECPDRLAMDFGGAGAAQQGLTDSCQSGGVPTAVQTLAPRAAVAAAAPRAVAPYKYASSVRSPHPAIQPLQAPQPAVHVQGQEPLTASMLAAAPPQEQKQMLGERLFPLIQTMHSNLAGKITGMLLEIDNSELLHMLESPESLRSKVDEAVAVLQAHHAKKEAAQKVGAVAAATS; encoded by the exons atgaACGCTGCGGCCAGCAGCTACCCCATGGCCTCCCTCTACGTGGGTGACCTGCACTCGGACGTCACCGAAGCCATGCTGTATGAAAAGTTCAGTCCTGCGGGGCCTGTGCTGTCCATCCGGGTCTGCCGCGACATGATCACCCGTCGCTCCCTGGGTTATGCCTACGTCAACTTCCAGCAGCCGGCTGACG CCGAGCGGGCCTTGGATACAATGAACTTTGATGTGATTAAGGGAAAGCCAATCCGTATCATGTGGTCTCAGAGGGATCCCTCTTTGAGAAAATCTGGTGTGGGAAATGTCTTCATCAAGAATCTGGACAAATCTATAGATAACAAGGCACTTTATGATACTTTTTCTGCTTTTGGAAACATTCTGTCTTGCAAG GTGGTGTGTGATGAGAACGGCTCTAAGGGTTATGCCTTTGTCCACTTCGAGACGCAAGAGGCTGCTGACAAGGCCATCGAGAAGATGAACGGCATGCTCCTCAATGACCGCAAAGT GTTTGTGGGCAGATTCAAGTCTCGAAAAGAGCGGGAAGCTGAGCTTGGAGCCAAAGCCAAGGAGTTCACCAATGTTTATATCAAAAACTTCGGGGAAGAGGTGGATGATGAGAGTCTGAAAGAGCTGTTTAGCCAGTTCG GTAAGACCCTAAGTGTCAAGGTGATGAGAGATCCCAGTGGGAAATCCAAAGGCTTTGGCTTTGTGAGTTACGAAAAACACGAGGATGCCAATAAG GCCGTGGaagagatgaatggaaaagaaatcagTGGGAAAGTGATTTTTGTAGGCCGTGCACAGAAGAAAGTGGAACGGCAGGCTGAGTTAAAGCGGAAATTTGAGCAGCTAAAACAAGAGAGAATTAGTCGGTATCAG GGGGTGAATCTCTACATTAAGAACTTGGATGATACCATTGATGATGAGAAGTTAAGGAAAGAGTTTTCTCCTTTTGGATCAATCACCAGTGCTAAG GTAATGTTGGAGGATGGGAGAAGCAAAGGGTTTGGCTTTGTCTGCTTCTCATCTCCTGAAGAGGCGACCAAAGCCGTCACTGAGATGAATGGACGCATCGTGGGCTCCAAGCCACTATATGTCGCTCTggcccagaggaaggaagagagaaaggctCACCTGACCAACCAGTACATGCAGCGGGTGGCTGGAATGCGAGCGCTCCCGGCCAACGCCATCTTAAATCAGTTCCAGCCTGCAGCTGGAGGTTACTTTGTGCCAGCGGTTCCACAG GCTCAGGGAAGACCTCCGTATTATACACCTAACCAGTTAGCACAGATGAGGCCTAATCCCCGCTGGCAGCAAGGTGGGAGACCTCAAG GCTTCCAAGGAATGCCAAGTGCTATCCGCCAGTCTGGGCCTCGTCCCGCTCTTCGCCATCTGGCTCCAACTG GGTCTGAGTGCCCGGACCGCTTGGCTATGGACTTTGGTGGGGCTGGCGCCGCCCAGCAAGGGCTGACTGACAGCTGCCAGTCTGGAG GTGTTCCTACAGCTGTGCAGACCTTAGCACCTCGTGCTGCCGTCGCTGCTGCTGCTCCGCGGGCTGTCGCACCTTACAAATACGCCTCCAGCGTCCGCAGCCCTCACCCCGCCATCCAGCCTCTGCAG GCACCGCAGCCTGCGGTCCACGTGCAGGGCCAGGAGCCCCTGACCGCCTCCATGCTGGCCGCAGCTCCCCCCCAAGAGCAAAAGCAGATGCTGG GAGAACGTTTGTTCCCACTCATCCAAACCATGCATTCAAACCTGGCTGGGAAAATCACGGGCATGCTGCTGGAGATTGACAACTCTGAGCTGCTGCACATGCTGGAGTCCCCTGAGTCGCTTCGCTCCAAG GTGGATGAAGCCGTGGCGGTTCTACAGGCTCATCATGCCAAGAAAGAAGCTGCCCAGAAGGTGGGCGCTGTTGCTGCTGCTACCTCTTAG
- the PABPC4 gene encoding polyadenylate-binding protein 4 isoform X2 — protein MNAAASSYPMASLYVGDLHSDVTEAMLYEKFSPAGPVLSIRVCRDMITRRSLGYAYVNFQQPADAERALDTMNFDVIKGKPIRIMWSQRDPSLRKSGVGNVFIKNLDKSIDNKALYDTFSAFGNILSCKVVCDENGSKGYAFVHFETQEAADKAIEKMNGMLLNDRKVFVGRFKSRKEREAELGAKAKEFTNVYIKNFGEEVDDESLKELFSQFGKTLSVKVMRDPSGKSKGFGFVSYEKHEDANKAVEEMNGKEISGKVIFVGRAQKKVERQAELKRKFEQLKQERISRYQGVNLYIKNLDDTIDDEKLRKEFSPFGSITSAKVMLEDGRSKGFGFVCFSSPEEATKAVTEMNGRIVGSKPLYVALAQRKEERKAHLTNQYMQRVAGMRALPANAILNQFQPAAGGYFVPAVPQAQGRPPYYTPNQLAQMRPNPRWQQGGRPQGFQGMPSAIRQSGPRPALRHLAPTGNAPASRGLPTTAQRVGSECPDRLAMDFGGAGAAQQGLTDSCQSGGVPTAVQTLAPRAAVAAAAPRAVAPYKYASSVRSPHPAIQPLQAPQPAVHVQGQEPLTASMLAAAPPQEQKQMLGERLFPLIQTMHSNLAGKITGMLLEIDNSELLHMLESPESLRSKVDEAVAVLQAHHAKKEAAQKDSKAK, from the exons atgaACGCTGCGGCCAGCAGCTACCCCATGGCCTCCCTCTACGTGGGTGACCTGCACTCGGACGTCACCGAAGCCATGCTGTATGAAAAGTTCAGTCCTGCGGGGCCTGTGCTGTCCATCCGGGTCTGCCGCGACATGATCACCCGTCGCTCCCTGGGTTATGCCTACGTCAACTTCCAGCAGCCGGCTGACG CCGAGCGGGCCTTGGATACAATGAACTTTGATGTGATTAAGGGAAAGCCAATCCGTATCATGTGGTCTCAGAGGGATCCCTCTTTGAGAAAATCTGGTGTGGGAAATGTCTTCATCAAGAATCTGGACAAATCTATAGATAACAAGGCACTTTATGATACTTTTTCTGCTTTTGGAAACATTCTGTCTTGCAAG GTGGTGTGTGATGAGAACGGCTCTAAGGGTTATGCCTTTGTCCACTTCGAGACGCAAGAGGCTGCTGACAAGGCCATCGAGAAGATGAACGGCATGCTCCTCAATGACCGCAAAGT GTTTGTGGGCAGATTCAAGTCTCGAAAAGAGCGGGAAGCTGAGCTTGGAGCCAAAGCCAAGGAGTTCACCAATGTTTATATCAAAAACTTCGGGGAAGAGGTGGATGATGAGAGTCTGAAAGAGCTGTTTAGCCAGTTCG GTAAGACCCTAAGTGTCAAGGTGATGAGAGATCCCAGTGGGAAATCCAAAGGCTTTGGCTTTGTGAGTTACGAAAAACACGAGGATGCCAATAAG GCCGTGGaagagatgaatggaaaagaaatcagTGGGAAAGTGATTTTTGTAGGCCGTGCACAGAAGAAAGTGGAACGGCAGGCTGAGTTAAAGCGGAAATTTGAGCAGCTAAAACAAGAGAGAATTAGTCGGTATCAG GGGGTGAATCTCTACATTAAGAACTTGGATGATACCATTGATGATGAGAAGTTAAGGAAAGAGTTTTCTCCTTTTGGATCAATCACCAGTGCTAAG GTAATGTTGGAGGATGGGAGAAGCAAAGGGTTTGGCTTTGTCTGCTTCTCATCTCCTGAAGAGGCGACCAAAGCCGTCACTGAGATGAATGGACGCATCGTGGGCTCCAAGCCACTATATGTCGCTCTggcccagaggaaggaagagagaaaggctCACCTGACCAACCAGTACATGCAGCGGGTGGCTGGAATGCGAGCGCTCCCGGCCAACGCCATCTTAAATCAGTTCCAGCCTGCAGCTGGAGGTTACTTTGTGCCAGCGGTTCCACAG GCTCAGGGAAGACCTCCGTATTATACACCTAACCAGTTAGCACAGATGAGGCCTAATCCCCGCTGGCAGCAAGGTGGGAGACCTCAAG GCTTCCAAGGAATGCCAAGTGCTATCCGCCAGTCTGGGCCTCGTCCCGCTCTTCGCCATCTGGCTCCAACTGGTAATGCTCCGGCCTCTCGCGGCCTCCCTACTACCGCTCAGAGAGTCG GGTCTGAGTGCCCGGACCGCTTGGCTATGGACTTTGGTGGGGCTGGCGCCGCCCAGCAAGGGCTGACTGACAGCTGCCAGTCTGGAG GTGTTCCTACAGCTGTGCAGACCTTAGCACCTCGTGCTGCCGTCGCTGCTGCTGCTCCGCGGGCTGTCGCACCTTACAAATACGCCTCCAGCGTCCGCAGCCCTCACCCCGCCATCCAGCCTCTGCAG GCACCGCAGCCTGCGGTCCACGTGCAGGGCCAGGAGCCCCTGACCGCCTCCATGCTGGCCGCAGCTCCCCCCCAAGAGCAAAAGCAGATGCTGG GAGAACGTTTGTTCCCACTCATCCAAACCATGCATTCAAACCTGGCTGGGAAAATCACGGGCATGCTGCTGGAGATTGACAACTCTGAGCTGCTGCACATGCTGGAGTCCCCTGAGTCGCTTCGCTCCAAG GTGGATGAAGCCGTGGCGGTTCTACAGGCTCATCATGCCAAGAAAGAAGCTGCCCAGAAG GATTCAAAAGCCAAATAA
- the PABPC4 gene encoding polyadenylate-binding protein 4 isoform X5, which translates to MNAAASSYPMASLYVGDLHSDVTEAMLYEKFSPAGPVLSIRVCRDMITRRSLGYAYVNFQQPADAERALDTMNFDVIKGKPIRIMWSQRDPSLRKSGVGNVFIKNLDKSIDNKALYDTFSAFGNILSCKVVCDENGSKGYAFVHFETQEAADKAIEKMNGMLLNDRKVFVGRFKSRKEREAELGAKAKEFTNVYIKNFGEEVDDESLKELFSQFGKTLSVKVMRDPSGKSKGFGFVSYEKHEDANKAVEEMNGKEISGKVIFVGRAQKKVERQAELKRKFEQLKQERISRYQGVNLYIKNLDDTIDDEKLRKEFSPFGSITSAKVMLEDGRSKGFGFVCFSSPEEATKAVTEMNGRIVGSKPLYVALAQRKEERKAHLTNQYMQRVAGMRALPANAILNQFQPAAGGYFVPAVPQAQGRPPYYTPNQLAQMRPNPRWQQGFQGMPSAIRQSGPRPALRHLAPTGSECPDRLAMDFGGAGAAQQGLTDSCQSGGVPTAVQTLAPRAAVAAAAPRAVAPYKYASSVRSPHPAIQPLQAPQPAVHVQGQEPLTASMLAAAPPQEQKQMLGERLFPLIQTMHSNLAGKITGMLLEIDNSELLHMLESPESLRSKVDEAVAVLQAHHAKKEAAQKVGAVAAATS; encoded by the exons atgaACGCTGCGGCCAGCAGCTACCCCATGGCCTCCCTCTACGTGGGTGACCTGCACTCGGACGTCACCGAAGCCATGCTGTATGAAAAGTTCAGTCCTGCGGGGCCTGTGCTGTCCATCCGGGTCTGCCGCGACATGATCACCCGTCGCTCCCTGGGTTATGCCTACGTCAACTTCCAGCAGCCGGCTGACG CCGAGCGGGCCTTGGATACAATGAACTTTGATGTGATTAAGGGAAAGCCAATCCGTATCATGTGGTCTCAGAGGGATCCCTCTTTGAGAAAATCTGGTGTGGGAAATGTCTTCATCAAGAATCTGGACAAATCTATAGATAACAAGGCACTTTATGATACTTTTTCTGCTTTTGGAAACATTCTGTCTTGCAAG GTGGTGTGTGATGAGAACGGCTCTAAGGGTTATGCCTTTGTCCACTTCGAGACGCAAGAGGCTGCTGACAAGGCCATCGAGAAGATGAACGGCATGCTCCTCAATGACCGCAAAGT GTTTGTGGGCAGATTCAAGTCTCGAAAAGAGCGGGAAGCTGAGCTTGGAGCCAAAGCCAAGGAGTTCACCAATGTTTATATCAAAAACTTCGGGGAAGAGGTGGATGATGAGAGTCTGAAAGAGCTGTTTAGCCAGTTCG GTAAGACCCTAAGTGTCAAGGTGATGAGAGATCCCAGTGGGAAATCCAAAGGCTTTGGCTTTGTGAGTTACGAAAAACACGAGGATGCCAATAAG GCCGTGGaagagatgaatggaaaagaaatcagTGGGAAAGTGATTTTTGTAGGCCGTGCACAGAAGAAAGTGGAACGGCAGGCTGAGTTAAAGCGGAAATTTGAGCAGCTAAAACAAGAGAGAATTAGTCGGTATCAG GGGGTGAATCTCTACATTAAGAACTTGGATGATACCATTGATGATGAGAAGTTAAGGAAAGAGTTTTCTCCTTTTGGATCAATCACCAGTGCTAAG GTAATGTTGGAGGATGGGAGAAGCAAAGGGTTTGGCTTTGTCTGCTTCTCATCTCCTGAAGAGGCGACCAAAGCCGTCACTGAGATGAATGGACGCATCGTGGGCTCCAAGCCACTATATGTCGCTCTggcccagaggaaggaagagagaaaggctCACCTGACCAACCAGTACATGCAGCGGGTGGCTGGAATGCGAGCGCTCCCGGCCAACGCCATCTTAAATCAGTTCCAGCCTGCAGCTGGAGGTTACTTTGTGCCAGCGGTTCCACAG GCTCAGGGAAGACCTCCGTATTATACACCTAACCAGTTAGCACAGATGAGGCCTAATCCCCGCTGGCAGCAAG GCTTCCAAGGAATGCCAAGTGCTATCCGCCAGTCTGGGCCTCGTCCCGCTCTTCGCCATCTGGCTCCAACTG GGTCTGAGTGCCCGGACCGCTTGGCTATGGACTTTGGTGGGGCTGGCGCCGCCCAGCAAGGGCTGACTGACAGCTGCCAGTCTGGAG GTGTTCCTACAGCTGTGCAGACCTTAGCACCTCGTGCTGCCGTCGCTGCTGCTGCTCCGCGGGCTGTCGCACCTTACAAATACGCCTCCAGCGTCCGCAGCCCTCACCCCGCCATCCAGCCTCTGCAG GCACCGCAGCCTGCGGTCCACGTGCAGGGCCAGGAGCCCCTGACCGCCTCCATGCTGGCCGCAGCTCCCCCCCAAGAGCAAAAGCAGATGCTGG GAGAACGTTTGTTCCCACTCATCCAAACCATGCATTCAAACCTGGCTGGGAAAATCACGGGCATGCTGCTGGAGATTGACAACTCTGAGCTGCTGCACATGCTGGAGTCCCCTGAGTCGCTTCGCTCCAAG GTGGATGAAGCCGTGGCGGTTCTACAGGCTCATCATGCCAAGAAAGAAGCTGCCCAGAAGGTGGGCGCTGTTGCTGCTGCTACCTCTTAG